Proteins encoded together in one Fimbriiglobus ruber window:
- a CDS encoding PQQ-binding-like beta-propeller repeat protein: MRWIVLAALPTVLAGCSPAASAIPADPPAEAGAGERTKPTRPGTDWPRFLGPAGDASSPEKGILTTWPKDGLKKVWDCPLGIGYAPPTVAGGRLYHFDRFGDAARVTCRNAETGEFVWKFEYPTDYQDLYGYDSGPRACPVVDGDRLYTYGAEGMLHCLSAADGKEIWKFDTRAKYHFHQNFFGVGSVPAVEGDLLIVAVGGSPKGPRPGDLRDAKGNGSAIVAFDKKTGEVKYAFGDELASYSSPVVTTFGDRRVGLYFARGGLLGFDPAAGKELFHYKWRGRILECVNAANPVVIGDKVLLTECYEKGAAFIQVGAGGAVKEVWTDAGKDRGEQSLMGHWATPIHEGGFVYGCSGRHTAEADLRCLDLATGDVTWRERRTSRCMLLKVDGHLLSFGESGELRLIKLNPKKYEEVAKWDVPGLAYPSWAPPVLSRGLLYVRGKDETTRDGHRLICLELIPKK, translated from the coding sequence ATGCGATGGATCGTTCTCGCGGCCCTGCCCACGGTACTCGCGGGCTGTTCCCCCGCGGCGTCCGCGATCCCGGCCGACCCACCCGCTGAAGCCGGCGCCGGCGAGCGGACGAAGCCGACCCGGCCGGGCACCGATTGGCCGCGCTTCCTCGGGCCGGCGGGCGATGCGTCTTCGCCCGAGAAGGGCATCCTGACGACCTGGCCGAAAGACGGGCTCAAAAAAGTGTGGGACTGCCCCCTCGGCATCGGCTACGCGCCGCCGACCGTCGCGGGCGGACGACTCTACCACTTCGACCGGTTCGGCGACGCCGCCCGGGTCACGTGCCGGAACGCCGAGACCGGCGAGTTCGTCTGGAAGTTCGAGTACCCCACCGATTACCAGGATCTGTACGGCTACGACTCCGGCCCCCGCGCCTGCCCGGTCGTGGACGGCGACCGCCTCTACACTTACGGCGCCGAAGGGATGCTGCACTGCCTGTCCGCCGCGGACGGCAAGGAGATCTGGAAGTTCGACACCCGGGCCAAATACCACTTCCACCAGAACTTCTTCGGCGTCGGTAGCGTCCCCGCCGTCGAGGGCGACCTGCTCATCGTGGCCGTCGGCGGCAGCCCCAAGGGGCCGCGGCCGGGCGACCTCCGCGACGCGAAGGGCAACGGGTCGGCGATCGTGGCGTTCGACAAGAAGACCGGCGAAGTGAAGTACGCCTTCGGGGACGAACTCGCCAGCTACAGCAGCCCCGTCGTCACCACCTTCGGCGACCGGCGCGTCGGTCTCTACTTCGCCCGGGGCGGTCTGCTCGGATTCGACCCGGCGGCGGGCAAAGAACTCTTTCACTACAAATGGCGGGGCCGCATTCTGGAGTGCGTCAACGCCGCGAACCCGGTCGTGATCGGCGACAAGGTGCTGCTGACCGAGTGCTACGAAAAGGGGGCTGCCTTCATACAAGTGGGCGCGGGCGGCGCGGTCAAGGAAGTTTGGACCGACGCCGGCAAAGACCGCGGCGAGCAGTCCCTCATGGGCCACTGGGCCACGCCGATTCACGAAGGGGGCTTCGTGTACGGTTGCAGCGGCCGGCACACGGCGGAAGCCGACCTCCGCTGCCTCGACCTCGCGACGGGCGACGTGACCTGGCGCGAGCGGCGGACGTCGCGGTGCATGCTGCTCAAGGTCGACGGGCACCTGCTCAGCTTCGGCGAGAGCGGCGAACTGCGGCTGATCAAGCTGAACCCGAAAAAGTACGAGGAAGTCGCCAAGTGGGACGTCCCCGGTCTGGCGTACCCGAGTTGGGCCCCGCCGGTCCTCAGCCGGGGCTTACTGTACGTTCGCGGTAAAGACGAAACGACGCGCGACGGCCACCGCTTGATCTGTTTGGAACTCATCCCCAAGAAGTAA
- the ribD gene encoding bifunctional diaminohydroxyphosphoribosylaminopyrimidine deaminase/5-amino-6-(5-phosphoribosylamino)uracil reductase RibD, protein MAPDPSDDARWMKHAVALAAKGRGAVEPNPMVGAVVLAADGSLVGEGWHQQFGGPHAEVHAFAAAGERARGGTLYVTLEPCCHHGKTPPCSDAVLRAGVRRVVAAMADPFPKVAGGGLAILRAAGLEVTVGTCEAEARRLNAPYLKLLQTGLPWVIAKWAMSLDGKIATRTGDSRWISGEESRRRVHELRGRVDAIMVGSGTVFADDPQLTARPPGPRRAARVVVTASGFLPKECHLRATARDIPVLIATGPGNASKLAGWADDGAEILEFPAQNAGLSAAAVLTELGRRKMTNVLAEGGAGVFGTLFDEALVDEAWVFVAPKVIGGAAAPSPVAGMGEVKIAHALSAADATVETIGADVLITARLTK, encoded by the coding sequence GTGGCACCCGACCCGTCTGACGACGCACGCTGGATGAAGCACGCCGTTGCGCTGGCCGCGAAGGGGCGCGGGGCCGTCGAGCCGAATCCGATGGTCGGGGCCGTGGTGCTGGCCGCGGACGGGAGTCTCGTTGGCGAGGGGTGGCACCAGCAGTTCGGCGGGCCGCACGCGGAGGTCCACGCCTTCGCTGCGGCCGGCGAGCGCGCCCGCGGCGGCACGCTGTACGTCACCCTGGAGCCATGCTGCCACCACGGGAAAACACCGCCCTGCAGCGACGCCGTGTTGCGCGCCGGGGTGCGACGGGTGGTGGCCGCGATGGCCGACCCCTTCCCGAAGGTCGCTGGCGGCGGATTGGCCATCCTTCGGGCCGCGGGGTTGGAGGTGACGGTCGGCACCTGTGAAGCCGAGGCCCGGCGGCTCAACGCCCCTTATCTGAAGTTGCTGCAGACCGGCCTGCCGTGGGTGATCGCGAAGTGGGCGATGTCGCTCGACGGCAAGATCGCCACGCGGACCGGCGACTCCCGGTGGATCAGCGGCGAGGAGTCGCGGCGGCGGGTTCACGAATTGCGCGGCCGCGTGGACGCCATTATGGTCGGCAGCGGGACCGTCTTCGCCGACGACCCGCAACTGACCGCCCGGCCGCCCGGTCCTCGTCGGGCCGCGCGGGTGGTGGTCACGGCGTCCGGGTTTCTGCCCAAGGAGTGCCATCTCCGGGCGACCGCGCGGGACATCCCCGTACTCATCGCGACCGGCCCCGGGAACGCCAGCAAGCTCGCCGGCTGGGCCGACGACGGCGCCGAGATACTGGAGTTCCCGGCGCAAAACGCCGGCCTCTCGGCGGCCGCGGTACTCACGGAACTCGGCCGCCGGAAGATGACGAACGTCCTGGCCGAAGGCGGGGCCGGCGTGTTCGGGACGCTCTTCGACGAAGCGCTCGTCGACGAAGCCTGGGTGTTCGTGGCCCCCAAGGTGATCGGCGGTGCGGCCGCGCCGTCGCCCGTGGCTGGCATGGGAGAAGTGAAAATCGCTCACGCTTTGTCGGCGGCCGACGCGACCGTCGAAACCATCGGGGCCGACGTACTCATCACGGCCCGGCTCACGAAATGA
- a CDS encoding chemotaxis protein CheB — protein sequence MESPPDAPGVGPSAELSEPAFPIVGIGASAGGLDAFKQLLQALPADTGAAFVLVQHLAPTHVSMLADILARSTTMPVVEVKDEPRVTPNCVYVIPPNRTMVMIDGHLRLLPREEGRGQHRPVDAFLRSLAEQDSHQAVGVILSGTGTDGTFGLAAIKAEGGITFAQDGTAQQDGMPKSAIAAGCVDFILPPDEIAAELARIGRHPYVTPDPPGPLAAAGNEPLPSAAVGNVLQLLHKTTGVDFRNYRSTTLYRRITRRMLLHKLDGLDEYLRLLRSDAAEVQSLYRDILISVTAFFRDPQSIDALKTTVFPALLKGRTRNEPVRVWVLGCSTGEEAYSIAIAIAECVADRGTQVPAQIFATDLNEHGIAKARAGLYAKNIVQDVSPERLARFFVETDAGYQVVKSVRDACVFARQNVLSDPPFSRMDLITCRNLLIYMEPVLQRQILPLFHYALKPNGYLWLGSSETVGTFTDLFGVNDSRHKIFHKKGAQTQLHLTTPLTTPVWPSRAGRVEPPPGERRGATADAQKEADRFALAKYSPPGVLVNSDLEVLQFRGDTGPYLTQPPGKPSLNLLKMTREGLTMGLRTLVQKVLEDGTTGRHEGLRVKSDGATREVNLQVVPLRGEGAAGCFLVLFEPVGGPTRDVSAITPAAPEAADAEREIARLVHELSATREYMQSLGEQQEASNEELQSANEEIQSANEELQSINEELQTSKEEIQSSNEELTTVNEEMIHRNEQLGRANGDLINFLSSTHLALVTLGPDLCVRRFTPQAEKMLNLTTAAVGRPIGDLDLPIDYPELARELAVVINTARIVEQEVRDRNGRWFSMRLRPYRTPDNHIDGAVLVFVDITVQKRAEDALREADRRKDEFLAMLAHELRNPLAPLMSSVELLRLAAGGEGTERVRAVMGRQLDKLKRLVDDLLDVSRVNQGKIELKSEPMDLVGTVSAAVEAVQLQVDAQAQTLSVVVPPGTLSVQGDPTRLEQVVTNLLGNAVKYTDVGGRIEVVLERRERQAILRVRDSGIGIAPELLPRVFDLFTQADTSSARSRGGLGIGLSLVRQLVQLHGGSVEANSAGLGRGSEFVVRLPLLPELPGLTQVPERVHTVVAPSPTLGGILVVDDNVDAAESLALLLRLSGHEVRVAHAGLAAIAIAAEFQPQAVILDIGMPGMDGYAVARALRTHVGGQERILVTLSGYGQEEDRQRSREAGCNGHLVKPVNLPDLEKLLASLAK from the coding sequence ATGGAGTCGCCACCGGACGCACCCGGGGTCGGGCCGTCTGCCGAATTATCCGAACCCGCCTTCCCAATCGTCGGCATCGGGGCGTCGGCCGGTGGCCTCGACGCGTTCAAGCAACTCCTCCAGGCGCTCCCCGCCGACACCGGCGCGGCGTTCGTACTCGTGCAGCACCTGGCCCCCACACACGTCAGCATGCTGGCCGACATCCTCGCCCGTTCCACGACCATGCCGGTCGTCGAGGTTAAGGACGAACCCCGGGTGACGCCCAATTGCGTCTACGTCATCCCGCCGAACCGGACGATGGTGATGATCGACGGCCACCTGAGATTACTACCGCGCGAAGAGGGGCGGGGGCAACACCGGCCCGTCGACGCGTTTCTCCGCTCCCTTGCCGAACAGGATAGCCACCAGGCCGTCGGCGTGATCCTGTCGGGCACCGGCACCGATGGCACCTTCGGATTGGCGGCGATCAAAGCCGAGGGCGGCATCACCTTCGCCCAGGACGGGACGGCCCAGCAGGACGGCATGCCGAAGAGTGCGATCGCCGCCGGGTGCGTGGACTTCATCCTGCCGCCGGACGAGATCGCCGCCGAACTGGCCCGCATCGGCCGGCACCCCTACGTCACCCCGGACCCTCCCGGTCCCCTCGCCGCGGCCGGCAACGAACCGCTGCCGAGCGCGGCCGTCGGCAACGTCCTCCAATTGCTTCACAAGACCACCGGCGTTGATTTCCGCAACTACCGCTCGACCACCCTCTATCGGCGCATCACCCGGCGCATGCTGCTCCACAAGCTGGACGGACTGGATGAATACCTCCGGCTGCTGCGGTCCGACGCGGCCGAGGTGCAGAGTCTCTACCGCGACATCCTGATCAGCGTGACCGCTTTCTTCCGCGACCCGCAGTCGATCGACGCCCTGAAGACTACAGTCTTTCCCGCGCTGCTCAAGGGCCGGACGCGGAACGAACCAGTACGGGTCTGGGTACTCGGGTGCTCGACCGGCGAGGAGGCGTACTCGATCGCCATCGCCATCGCCGAGTGCGTCGCGGACCGGGGAACTCAGGTTCCGGCCCAGATCTTTGCCACCGACCTGAACGAGCACGGGATCGCGAAGGCCCGCGCGGGTCTGTACGCCAAGAACATCGTCCAGGACGTCTCCCCGGAACGTCTGGCCCGGTTCTTCGTCGAGACGGACGCGGGCTACCAGGTGGTCAAATCGGTCCGCGACGCGTGTGTCTTCGCCCGGCAAAATGTGCTGAGTGACCCGCCGTTTTCGCGCATGGACCTGATCACCTGCCGCAACCTGCTCATTTACATGGAGCCGGTCCTTCAGCGCCAGATCCTCCCATTGTTTCATTACGCCCTCAAACCGAACGGCTACCTCTGGCTGGGCAGTTCCGAGACGGTCGGCACGTTCACCGACCTGTTCGGGGTGAATGATTCCCGGCACAAAATCTTCCACAAGAAGGGCGCACAGACGCAGCTGCACCTGACGACCCCCCTGACGACCCCCGTATGGCCGTCGCGCGCGGGCCGGGTCGAGCCGCCGCCGGGGGAGCGGCGCGGGGCCACCGCGGACGCGCAGAAGGAAGCCGACCGTTTTGCTCTGGCGAAGTATTCCCCGCCCGGGGTTCTCGTAAATTCGGACCTGGAGGTACTCCAGTTCCGGGGGGACACCGGTCCGTATTTGACGCAGCCGCCCGGCAAGCCCAGCCTCAACCTGCTGAAGATGACCCGCGAGGGGCTGACGATGGGCCTCCGGACGCTGGTGCAGAAGGTGTTGGAGGACGGCACAACCGGTCGCCACGAGGGGCTGCGAGTCAAGTCCGACGGCGCGACGCGGGAAGTGAACCTGCAGGTCGTGCCGCTCCGCGGGGAGGGGGCCGCGGGGTGCTTCCTGGTTCTGTTCGAGCCCGTCGGCGGCCCTACCCGTGACGTGTCGGCAATTACTCCCGCGGCACCCGAAGCTGCGGACGCCGAACGGGAGATCGCGCGTCTGGTGCACGAGCTATCCGCCACGCGGGAATACATGCAATCGCTCGGCGAGCAACAGGAGGCGTCGAACGAGGAATTGCAGTCCGCCAACGAGGAGATCCAGTCCGCCAACGAGGAACTCCAGAGCATCAACGAGGAATTACAAACGTCCAAGGAGGAGATTCAATCGAGCAACGAAGAACTGACCACGGTCAACGAGGAAATGATCCACCGCAACGAGCAGCTCGGGCGGGCGAACGGCGACCTGATCAACTTCCTTTCCAGTACGCACCTGGCCCTGGTGACGCTGGGTCCGGATCTGTGCGTTCGACGGTTCACGCCGCAGGCGGAAAAAATGCTGAATCTGACCACCGCCGCCGTCGGTCGGCCGATCGGCGACCTCGACCTGCCGATCGACTATCCCGAACTGGCGCGGGAATTGGCGGTGGTTATCAACACCGCGCGCATTGTGGAGCAGGAAGTTCGGGACCGCAATGGCCGGTGGTTTTCCATGCGACTGCGGCCGTACCGTACCCCCGACAACCACATTGACGGGGCGGTTCTCGTGTTCGTCGATATCACCGTGCAGAAGCGTGCGGAAGACGCGCTGCGGGAGGCCGACCGGCGCAAGGACGAGTTTCTGGCCATGCTCGCCCACGAACTCCGCAACCCGCTGGCCCCCTTAATGAGTTCCGTCGAACTGCTGCGACTGGCAGCCGGGGGCGAAGGAACGGAGCGGGTGCGGGCCGTGATGGGTCGGCAGTTGGACAAGCTCAAGCGACTGGTGGACGACCTGTTGGATGTGTCCCGTGTCAATCAGGGCAAGATCGAGTTGAAGTCGGAACCGATGGATCTTGTGGGGACCGTCTCGGCGGCTGTCGAGGCGGTCCAGCTTCAGGTCGACGCGCAAGCCCAGACGCTGTCGGTCGTCGTCCCGCCCGGCACACTGTCCGTGCAAGGGGACCCGACGCGACTGGAACAGGTCGTCACCAACCTGCTCGGCAACGCCGTGAAGTACACCGACGTCGGCGGCCGGATCGAGGTGGTGCTGGAGCGGCGGGAGAGACAAGCAATACTGCGCGTGCGAGACTCGGGGATCGGGATCGCGCCGGAGCTGCTGCCGCGGGTGTTCGACCTGTTCACCCAGGCCGACACGTCCTCCGCCCGCTCGCGCGGCGGGTTGGGGATCGGGTTGTCTCTGGTCCGCCAACTGGTCCAACTCCACGGCGGCAGCGTCGAGGCCAACAGCGCGGGGTTGGGCCGCGGCAGCGAGTTCGTGGTACGCCTTCCGCTTCTGCCCGAACTGCCCGGACTCACACAGGTGCCGGAGCGTGTGCATACGGTGGTTGCGCCGAGCCCCACTCTGGGCGGAATTCTCGTCGTCGACGATAACGTGGACGCCGCCGAAAGTTTGGCCCTGTTGCTGCGCCTGTCCGGCCACGAGGTCCGTGTCGCGCACGCCGGTCTCGCCGCCATCGCGATCGCCGCGGAGTTTCAACCACAGGCCGTGATCCTCGACATCGGCATGCCCGGAATGGACGGCTACGCGGTCGCGCGAGCCTTGCGGACACACGTCGGCGGGCAAGAGAGAATTCTTGTAACGCTGAGCGGCTACGGGCAGGAGGAGGACCGGCAGCGATCGCGGGAGGCCGGGTGCAACGGGCACCTGGTCAAGCCGGTCAACCTGCCGGACCTGGAAAAGCTGTTAGCCTCGCTGGCAAAGTGA
- a CDS encoding ArsR/SmtB family transcription factor — MNHQKARKIADMLAAVGEPTRMLILHRLAEKPYHVGLLAEAVGVPMVNISHHLGVMRQAGLLEDDKEGRRVIYSLSKDIYTPGGEPGVIGTFRIGSFVMTLVRSSGGAGMDGTADPASKPGGGTKAKGSRKKSG; from the coding sequence ATGAATCATCAGAAAGCGCGAAAAATTGCCGACATGCTCGCCGCGGTCGGCGAACCCACCCGCATGCTCATCCTGCACCGCCTCGCCGAGAAGCCGTACCACGTCGGCCTGCTGGCCGAGGCGGTCGGGGTGCCGATGGTCAACATCTCCCACCACCTGGGCGTCATGCGCCAGGCCGGTCTGCTGGAGGATGACAAGGAGGGCCGGCGGGTGATTTATTCCCTCTCCAAAGATATCTACACACCCGGCGGCGAGCCCGGCGTGATCGGAACGTTTCGCATCGGATCGTTCGTCATGACCTTGGTACGATCCTCCGGCGGCGCGGGAATGGACGGCACGGCCGACCCCGCGTCCAAACCGGGCGGCGGGACTAAAGCCAAGGGATCGCGCAAGAAATCCGGGTGA
- a CDS encoding MATE family efflux transporter, translating to MTREPVVAQILHLVWPALAYQGLFLTIQLFDQFLAGRFSQSHQAALTTANYLYWFVTSYTVVVNAGATALVGRFVGGDDLAHARRATGQAILLAIAFGALAAVAGLVGLPALISTLNLEGEGAAHAVAYLNPLAVLLPCYMIEVGGIACLVGAGDTRTGLKVLATVVFINVPLAWGFSHGTGPFPDLGFVGIAWGTGLSHAVGCAYVLVVLARGRFGLKLTPADLVPDSDLIYRLLRVSVPAAIDSVSMGSFQLVFLGMINALGETAASAHGIALRLEALGYLSGAAFATAAVSFVGRALGAGRPDLAARGGWTALALGGSMMTVMGVIFFFAARPMFKSFSPENDPTPVIEAGVPVLRLIAFAMPALASTIVLTQALRGAGDTRVPVLFTWVGFLGVRLPLAYILTRPDVGMGLFGAWLAMFVDIHVRGAFFLWRYIGGKWQQIKV from the coding sequence GTGACCCGCGAACCGGTCGTCGCCCAGATCCTTCATCTGGTTTGGCCCGCCCTGGCTTATCAGGGGCTGTTTCTCACCATCCAGTTGTTCGACCAGTTCCTGGCCGGCCGCTTTTCGCAGTCCCACCAAGCCGCCCTCACCACCGCGAACTACTTGTACTGGTTCGTCACCAGTTACACGGTCGTCGTGAACGCCGGGGCCACGGCCCTGGTCGGGCGGTTCGTCGGCGGGGACGATCTCGCGCACGCGAGGCGGGCGACCGGGCAGGCGATACTGCTCGCCATCGCGTTCGGGGCACTCGCCGCGGTAGCCGGGCTAGTCGGGTTGCCGGCGCTCATCAGTACACTCAACCTCGAGGGCGAAGGGGCGGCCCACGCCGTCGCTTATCTGAACCCGCTCGCCGTACTCCTGCCCTGTTACATGATCGAAGTCGGCGGAATCGCCTGTCTGGTGGGGGCCGGGGACACGCGGACCGGGCTCAAAGTGCTTGCCACCGTTGTGTTTATCAACGTGCCTCTGGCCTGGGGCTTTTCCCACGGCACGGGCCCGTTTCCGGACCTGGGGTTCGTCGGGATCGCGTGGGGCACGGGCTTGAGCCACGCGGTCGGCTGCGCGTACGTGCTGGTCGTACTCGCGCGGGGGCGATTCGGGCTGAAACTGACGCCGGCCGATTTGGTCCCCGATTCGGATTTGATCTACCGGCTGTTGCGCGTGAGCGTGCCGGCCGCCATCGACAGCGTCTCGATGGGCTCCTTTCAGCTCGTTTTTCTCGGCATGATTAACGCCCTCGGCGAGACCGCGGCCAGCGCCCACGGGATCGCCCTGCGACTGGAAGCCCTGGGCTACCTGTCCGGGGCCGCGTTCGCGACCGCGGCCGTGTCGTTCGTCGGCCGCGCGCTTGGGGCCGGGCGGCCGGACCTGGCAGCCCGCGGCGGATGGACGGCGCTCGCACTCGGCGGCAGCATGATGACCGTGATGGGCGTCATTTTCTTCTTCGCCGCCCGGCCAATGTTCAAAAGTTTTAGCCCGGAGAACGACCCGACCCCGGTAATCGAAGCGGGTGTGCCCGTTCTCCGGCTCATCGCGTTTGCCATGCCGGCGCTGGCATCCACAATTGTTCTAACGCAAGCGTTGCGTGGAGCAGGAGATACGCGGGTTCCGGTGCTATTCACCTGGGTCGGATTCCTGGGCGTCCGATTGCCGTTGGCTTACATTCTCACGCGGCCCGATGTCGGCATGGGCTTGTTCGGCGCCTGGCTCGCGATGTTCGTGGACATCCACGTCCGTGGGGCGTTCTTTTTGTGGCGCTACATCGGCGGCAAGTGGCAGCAGATCAAAGTGTGA
- a CDS encoding response regulator: protein MNTVLSPDQSSTAVGTSRQPALAHPPVQWGLKVLVVGDRPVDTEPLALVLEALGSDVEVTSGGTTAVELAQLTQPHVVIIASDLANADRFGVVRDILDRAKWRKPLVVALTAKGDVDAQRRYQESGVHLTAERPVNADLLCGLLRRFRALLADIENFDPMI, encoded by the coding sequence ATGAATACGGTTCTCTCTCCTGATCAGTCCTCGACTGCGGTTGGAACGTCCCGGCAACCGGCTCTGGCTCACCCTCCCGTGCAATGGGGGCTGAAGGTACTCGTGGTCGGGGACCGCCCCGTCGACACCGAACCGTTGGCACTTGTACTCGAAGCACTGGGCAGCGATGTCGAAGTGACGTCGGGCGGGACGACGGCCGTGGAACTCGCGCAGTTGACGCAGCCGCACGTCGTCATCATTGCTTCCGACCTGGCTAACGCGGACCGCTTCGGCGTCGTCCGGGACATACTCGACCGGGCGAAGTGGCGGAAACCGCTGGTCGTCGCGCTGACCGCGAAAGGCGACGTCGACGCCCAGCGCCGGTATCAAGAATCCGGCGTGCATCTGACAGCCGAGCGCCCCGTCAACGCGGATCTGCTGTGCGGCTTGCTCCGCCGCTTCCGGGCGCTGCTGGCAGACATCGAAAACTTCGACCCGATGATTTAA
- a CDS encoding type II toxin-antitoxin system PemK/MazF family toxin codes for MVTPAAGEVVLIPFPFSDLSQSKVRPAVCLADAGRGDWILCQITSSPYGDPAAVSLGAADFASGGLLVASFARPGKLFTAHEGLLVRTVGSLTPAAFGRVLTAVVTVLQPPRP; via the coding sequence GTGGTTACACCTGCAGCCGGTGAGGTAGTCCTCATCCCGTTCCCGTTTTCGGACTTATCGCAGTCGAAAGTTCGGCCGGCCGTCTGCCTGGCGGACGCCGGACGTGGGGATTGGATTTTGTGCCAAATTACAAGCAGTCCTTACGGCGATCCGGCGGCGGTCTCCCTGGGTGCGGCCGATTTTGCTTCGGGCGGATTGCTTGTGGCCAGCTTCGCACGCCCGGGGAAGCTGTTTACGGCACACGAAGGGTTGTTGGTCCGTACAGTCGGTAGCTTGACGCCCGCTGCGTTCGGGCGCGTACTCACAGCAGTTGTGACAGTTCTCCAACCACCAAGACCTTGA